GACGAAAAGTGAAACCGGCCGCCCCGCCTGCTTGAGCGCTGTGTAGCTTGAGACGGCAGCGCGAAACTCATCATCCGACTGCTGCATCAATAGTGGCATCGTAATCTGCTTGGCGTTCTGAATCAGCGACATGCGCGACCAGAATTGAGCATTGTAGTCGATCAAGCGCGGCCACCCAATCTCGTGGAAGGCCTGTGATGCCCCTGGGCCGACAAAAGCATCCTGAAACGGCTCCCAACAGCAACCGCTGACCGACGCCGCTTTGAACGCCGTACTATTTATCGCAGCGAACTGAACCGTCGACGATCCGTCGCTCAGCCCTGTGAGCCCAATCCTCCCAGGGTCGACAATGCCTCGCCTGGTCAGAACCTGAACAGCGACTTCTATCGACGAAAGCACGCTGCGCCGATCAGTGAAACCGGCCAAGAGATGACGTTCATAGTCCGCCATTGTCGCCGAACGTGGCACAAGGTTTCGGGCGTCGGGCCTTTGGACGCTAAGGACCGCGTAGCCCCGATTAGCGAATGCCTGAATGGGAAATTCGTCACCAACCCCGCCGCGTAAAAATCCCCGTGATGTATATTGAACCACAATTAGGGGATACGTCGTGCCACGGACATACCCTACCGGATAAACGAGGTCGCCAAAGGTCTCGACCCCGAACGCGTTTCGCCAGTTTAGACGCTCGACTTGCCCGAGGGCTAAACCGCCGAAGGTCGGATTAGGATTATAAATTACCCGCGCATCACCGGTGCCAGGATTGAGCATGACAAGGTGGCGCGGCACGCGAGATTGCTCACGGGCACATATGAGATTGTCCCCGAGGGCTTGGCATTCAACAAGAAGATCCGCAGTGAGGTAAAGCCGCCGCGGCGAACCCCGACCGGGCTGCCACTCATAGATGGCCAACTCACCCCGACCCCAGCCTTCCCGCCGAAGATAGCGTAAGCGCTGACCGCCCTTCACCCACCAAATCAAAGTCGCCCCAGAACAGGCCTCCTCTGCACAGCGGCTCGTCCGATTCCCACGATCCCTTACCAAAATCTGCGACGGCTCCGACCAGCCCGGAACGCTCCCGCGCTGCACGGAGGCCGCGCGTCCCTGCGGCGACGTTACTACTGAGGAGCTGCCTGCAGCGCCGCCGGCGCCCAGGGCGTCGACATCAGCTCCTGTTGCGCGATCAACCACACCCGTTGCAAGTTCGAGGCTTCGTACGACAATTGTGTCTGTGCGGAACGCCTCCGGTCCATTTGCGAACAACGGTATAAACCGTTCATCATACCGGTAACCGCGGAGGGCTTCGTCGCGGCGACTCCTTTCCTGGGCGGTTTCGGTCGAACCGGTCGAGAAGATGACCCGCCGACCGTCAGCTGAAATTGCGAAATTCTCAACATCCTGTGCCTCAGACGTCAGGCACTCAGTCTGGCTACCATCTGACGCCGACCGCCAAACCTGGACCTTTCCGGCGGGTTTCTTGAGAAAATATACCGACTTTGCGTCTGCGGACCAGATGATCGGGGCCGAGGCCGCGTATCCGGTGCTTACAGTAGCGCCGCCGATGCCGCGCACTATTTGAGGTATGAACCCGCCACCGGCATCGATCGTCTTAGGCGGCGAATCGTCATAAATGTTTGCAACGACAATTTCGATCTCATATTGGTTCGAGGACGGATCGGCTCGCCTGATCTGGAACGCCACCTTCTTCCCGTCGGGCGAGACG
This DNA window, taken from Sphingomonas sp. AP4-R1, encodes the following:
- a CDS encoding Atxe2 family lasso peptide isopeptidase — encoded protein: MALALICGSAPCISAGSQKPASSTHPDSPAARPLTAADLVQLTDIGPTYPEPGQHVFSVSPDGKKVAFQIRRADPSSNQYEIEIVVANIYDDSPPKTIDAGGGFIPQIVRGIGGATVSTGYAASAPIIWSADAKSVYFLKKPAGKVQVWRSASDGSQTECLTSEAQDVENFAISADGRRVIFSTGSTETAQERSRRDEALRGYRYDERFIPLFANGPEAFRTDTIVVRSLELATGVVDRATGADVDALGAGGAAGSSSVVTSPQGRAASVQRGSVPGWSEPSQILVRDRGNRTSRCAEEACSGATLIWWVKGGQRLRYLRREGWGRGELAIYEWQPGRGSPRRLYLTADLLVECQALGDNLICAREQSRVPRHLVMLNPGTGDARVIYNPNPTFGGLALGQVERLNWRNAFGVETFGDLVYPVGYVRGTTYPLIVVQYTSRGFLRGGVGDEFPIQAFANRGYAVLSVQRPDARNLVPRSATMADYERHLLAGFTDRRSVLSSIEVAVQVLTRRGIVDPGRIGLTGLSDGSSTVQFAAINSTAFKAASVSGCCWEPFQDAFVGPGASQAFHEIGWPRLIDYNAQFWSRMSLIQNAKQITMPLLMQQSDDEFRAAVSSYTALKQAGRPVSLFVFPDEHHVKWQPAHRLAAYERNLRWFDYWLKGVGGGQEWGIEN